The Elusimicrobia bacterium HGW-Elusimicrobia-1 genome window below encodes:
- a CDS encoding segregation/condensation protein A — protein sequence MTYEVHIPIFEGPLDLLLHIIKKNDMDIQEVKVSQITQEFLEYVNLMKELNLDLAGEFLVMAATLLEMKSRSMLPSTEEESQEPEMFADLKERLTEYQKYKQIASVLAGHEEKNRDIFYRSRPEFSTDDYTLDVSLFDLLDTFKHAITILPDDVKKIVYEEIPIERRITEILEILREKRFIPFKELLLREKTRMGVVVSFLAVLELTRLGQIIARQKETFGEIRIYLIEYKPDEQGAVSDGEPAPADASVSAETESAQTDTEPQQGESNA from the coding sequence ATGACATACGAAGTCCACATTCCGATTTTTGAAGGGCCGCTGGATCTTCTGCTCCATATCATCAAAAAAAATGATATGGATATACAGGAGGTCAAGGTTTCCCAGATTACGCAGGAGTTCCTTGAATACGTTAATCTGATGAAAGAACTCAACCTGGACTTGGCGGGCGAGTTTCTGGTGATGGCGGCCACGCTTCTTGAAATGAAGTCGCGTTCGATGCTGCCGTCGACCGAGGAAGAAAGCCAAGAGCCCGAGATGTTTGCCGATCTTAAAGAGCGGCTTACGGAATACCAGAAATACAAGCAGATCGCCTCGGTTCTGGCCGGCCACGAAGAAAAAAACCGCGATATTTTCTACCGCTCCCGCCCGGAGTTCTCGACGGACGATTACACCCTCGACGTTTCGCTCTTCGACCTGCTTGACACTTTCAAACATGCCATAACGATACTCCCCGACGACGTCAAAAAAATCGTTTACGAGGAAATACCCATTGAGCGCAGAATCACGGAGATACTCGAAATTCTACGCGAAAAAAGATTCATTCCGTTTAAGGAACTTTTGCTCCGCGAAAAAACGCGCATGGGCGTGGTGGTAAGTTTTCTGGCCGTTCTGGAACTTACCCGCCTCGGTCAGATAATCGCCCGCCAGAAAGAGACCTTTGGCGAAATTCGTATCTATTTGATAGAATACAAGCCCGACGAACAGGGAGCCGTTTCCGACGGCGAACCCGCTCCTGCGGATGCCTCCGTATCCGCGGAAACAGAATCGGCCCAAACCGATACCGAACCTCAACAGGGAGAATCCAATGCCTAA
- a CDS encoding 50S ribosomal protein L35: MPKMKTHSGAKKRFSVTKNGKVKHRKAGLRHLLTGMKASRGRRLHKTGILHTASAAAILKKLPYA, from the coding sequence ATGCCTAAGATGAAAACGCACAGCGGCGCGAAAAAACGCTTTTCGGTCACAAAAAACGGCAAGGTAAAGCACAGAAAAGCCGGTTTAAGACACCTTTTGACAGGAATGAAGGCATCGCGCGGAAGACGTCTTCACAAAACCGGTATTCTTCATACCGCGTCCGCCGCAGCCATACTGAAAAAATTGCCGTACGCCTGA
- the scpB gene encoding SMC-Scp complex subunit ScpB, whose protein sequence is MEFSELINIVEVLLFITDRPLSSRRLKDVVGEDATEDEIRAAVAELSKRLADSSSPLEIRDVAGGWQFATRADYSAWVKKLYRDKTRLKLSQSALETLSIIAYRQPITRLEIERVRGIESGGVTETLLERKLIKIVGRKETLGRPLLYGTTQEFLKYFGLKHLSELPTIEDFSPPEESSAVSTSDDSEPEGDIPADDAPAEETAG, encoded by the coding sequence ATGGAATTCAGCGAGCTTATCAATATCGTAGAGGTTCTTCTGTTTATCACCGATCGCCCGCTTTCTTCGCGGCGTCTTAAGGACGTCGTAGGGGAAGATGCTACCGAGGATGAAATACGCGCCGCCGTCGCCGAATTGTCAAAACGTCTGGCCGATTCGTCGTCCCCGCTTGAAATAAGGGACGTGGCCGGTGGATGGCAGTTCGCCACGCGCGCCGATTATTCCGCGTGGGTCAAAAAACTCTACCGCGACAAGACCCGCCTCAAACTTTCCCAGTCGGCGCTGGAGACGCTTTCAATTATCGCCTACCGGCAGCCCATAACGCGACTTGAGATAGAGCGTGTAAGAGGCATAGAATCAGGCGGCGTGACGGAGACGCTGCTGGAGCGAAAACTAATCAAGATAGTCGGCCGCAAGGAAACTCTGGGACGGCCGTTACTTTACGGCACGACTCAGGAATTCCTGAAGTATTTCGGCCTCAAGCATCTGAGCGAACTCCCCACCATAGAAGATTTTTCTCCGCCGGAGGAATCCTCCGCTGTATCGACATCCGACGATTCCGAACCCGAAGGCGATATCCCCGCCGACGATGCCCCCGCGGAAGAAACCGCAGGTTAA
- the trpS gene encoding tryptophan--tRNA ligase: MSKNFEVLSGKERILSGMRPTGNLHIGHFWGVLENWRRLQENNDCFFMAADIHALTTEYERPDAIAAASIEIVKDWLASGMDPRKSVIFRQSDVTEHSELHLLLSMITPLGWLERCPSYKEQLRELAGRDLHTYGFLGYPLLQAADILVYKATAVPVGEDQLPHIELTREIARRFNSLYAGNKPVFPEPKSIVTPSPKVPGTDGRKMSKSYGNAIELCDEPPVLKKRVNSMFTDPVKIKIDDKGHPDACVVFAFNKLLNPSVSASREISCRNGETGCVECKRELLALLDGLLLPIRDKRKTIKNSDAADVLSDGAVKARAAAAIVLEEAKRVMGLGSSTLKK; the protein is encoded by the coding sequence ATGAGTAAAAATTTTGAGGTTTTATCAGGGAAAGAACGCATACTTTCGGGTATGCGCCCGACGGGTAATCTGCACATAGGTCATTTTTGGGGTGTGCTTGAAAACTGGCGGCGGCTCCAGGAAAACAACGATTGTTTTTTTATGGCGGCCGACATCCACGCGCTGACCACCGAGTATGAGCGTCCCGACGCCATCGCCGCGGCTTCTATTGAAATAGTGAAGGACTGGCTGGCCTCCGGCATGGATCCGCGAAAATCCGTTATTTTCCGTCAGTCCGACGTAACCGAGCATTCCGAACTTCATCTGTTGCTGTCCATGATAACCCCGCTGGGATGGCTTGAGCGCTGTCCGTCGTACAAAGAACAGTTGCGCGAGTTGGCGGGACGCGACCTTCACACCTACGGTTTTTTGGGCTATCCGCTTCTTCAGGCGGCCGATATTCTGGTTTATAAGGCCACCGCCGTTCCCGTCGGAGAAGACCAGTTGCCGCACATAGAATTGACCCGCGAAATCGCCCGCAGATTCAATTCGCTTTACGCCGGAAACAAACCGGTTTTTCCGGAGCCCAAATCGATTGTTACGCCGTCGCCCAAAGTGCCCGGCACCGACGGGCGAAAGATGTCTAAATCCTACGGAAACGCCATCGAACTCTGCGACGAGCCGCCGGTCTTGAAAAAACGGGTGAACTCAATGTTTACCGACCCCGTAAAAATAAAAATTGACGACAAAGGCCACCCCGACGCCTGCGTGGTTTTCGCGTTTAATAAGTTGCTTAATCCTTCGGTTTCCGCGTCGCGCGAAATTTCCTGCCGCAATGGCGAAACCGGCTGCGTCGAATGCAAAAGAGAATTGCTCGCGCTTCTCGACGGGCTGCTTTTGCCCATACGCGATAAAAGAAAGACGATAAAAAATTCGGACGCCGCCGACGTTCTGTCCGACGGCGCCGTCAAGGCGCGCGCCGCCGCCGCCATCGTCCTGGAAGAGGCCAAAAGAGTTATGGGTCTTGGTTCCTCCACGCTAAAAAAATGA
- a CDS encoding Holliday junction resolvase RuvX codes for MPRILAIDYGSKNMGIAVSDALGMTAQPLVTYKRISFERDIEYVSRLASEYSVEKIVMGLPVHLDGRESDSSRSARDFGERLTASAGAGVEYFDERMTTSVIDRMLIEEADVSRAKRKKVRDKLAAVLILQNYLDSKAITDDNTL; via the coding sequence ATGCCCAGAATACTGGCGATTGATTACGGTTCTAAAAATATGGGCATAGCCGTCTCCGATGCCCTGGGGATGACGGCGCAGCCGCTGGTCACTTACAAAAGAATTTCCTTCGAGCGCGACATTGAGTATGTGAGCCGCCTTGCGTCGGAGTATTCCGTAGAAAAAATCGTCATGGGACTGCCGGTGCATCTCGACGGCCGCGAGAGTGATTCCTCGCGCTCGGCTCGGGATTTCGGCGAGCGCCTGACGGCTTCCGCGGGGGCGGGCGTGGAATATTTCGACGAAAGAATGACGACCTCCGTCATCGACAGAATGCTCATAGAGGAAGCCGACGTCTCCCGCGCCAAAAGAAAAAAAGTCAGGGATAAACTGGCCGCCGTTCTGATACTCCAAAACTATCTGGATTCCAAAGCGATTACCGACGACAATACGTTATGA
- a CDS encoding co-chaperone GroES, producing the protein MKLQPLGDRVLVKALEPKEVKKGGIIIPDTAKEKPQEGEVIAVGPGKKNDEGKVMPMNVKVKDKVLFGKYSGTEVKIENEDYLIMNEDDIYAVIQE; encoded by the coding sequence ATGAAATTGCAACCGCTCGGAGACAGGGTGCTGGTAAAAGCCCTTGAGCCAAAAGAAGTCAAGAAAGGCGGAATCATCATTCCCGATACCGCAAAAGAAAAGCCGCAGGAAGGCGAGGTTATCGCCGTAGGCCCCGGCAAGAAGAACGATGAGGGCAAGGTGATGCCCATGAATGTCAAAGTGAAAGATAAGGTACTCTTCGGCAAGTATTCCGGCACGGAAGTCAAGATCGAGAACGAAGATTATCTCATTATGAACGAAGACGACATCTACGCCGTCATTCAGGAATAA
- a CDS encoding cobalamin biosynthesis protein CbiM, translating to MHIPDGFLAKEVFIPLMVVSALGVAAASRSASGRLGARAAPLAGAMAAFVFAAQMINFPVGAGVSGHFVGTAFLAAVLGVPSAILAMTAVLAVQAFLFADGGIAALGANIFNMAIVGALAAGAVFSAGRRFMPDRAAVFAAGFFSTVAAAVFCGIELAASGVAPALPVVSAMALTHAVIGLAEGAITAAAYSAVKKTSPEILAAAALEGRAQ from the coding sequence ATGCACATACCCGACGGCTTTCTGGCCAAAGAAGTTTTTATTCCTCTGATGGTGGTTTCCGCTCTCGGGGTGGCCGCCGCGTCCCGCTCGGCTTCCGGTCGTTTAGGGGCTCGCGCGGCGCCCCTCGCGGGGGCTATGGCCGCTTTTGTCTTTGCGGCGCAGATGATAAACTTTCCCGTGGGCGCCGGCGTTTCCGGACACTTTGTCGGGACGGCTTTTCTTGCGGCTGTTTTGGGCGTACCGTCGGCGATTCTTGCCATGACGGCCGTCCTGGCTGTGCAGGCCTTCCTGTTTGCCGACGGAGGAATCGCCGCCCTGGGCGCCAATATTTTTAATATGGCGATAGTCGGAGCCCTTGCGGCGGGCGCGGTTTTTTCCGCCGGTCGACGGTTTATGCCCGATCGCGCCGCGGTTTTTGCCGCGGGCTTTTTCTCGACGGTGGCCGCTGCGGTTTTTTGCGGAATCGAGCTTGCCGCCTCCGGAGTCGCCCCTGCTCTGCCGGTCGTGAGCGCGATGGCGCTTACGCACGCCGTAATAGGACTTGCCGAGGGCGCCATAACCGCCGCCGCCTACTCCGCGGTAAAAAAAACGTCGCCTGAAATATTGGCCGCGGCGGCTCTTGAAGGGAGAGCGCAATGA
- a CDS encoding peptide deformylase, whose amino-acid sequence MSIKIIALPDERLKLKSARVDVITPRALAVALLLSDALDEIPHAVGIAAPQIAEHLRVIAVDAGKSKHPCNNRGRLILINPEISASSGRMLSREGCMSVPGFQGMVERASDIKITALALDSRLIARIRSCKLSSGLSSGEAVSVCKKIVPATFRSSGFEAVVLQHEIDHLDGILFIDRIRHI is encoded by the coding sequence GTGAGCATTAAAATAATCGCGCTGCCCGACGAGCGTCTTAAATTAAAATCCGCCCGTGTGGATGTTATAACGCCGCGCGCGCTCGCTGTCGCGCTTTTGCTTTCCGACGCGCTGGATGAAATTCCTCACGCCGTGGGCATAGCGGCTCCGCAAATTGCCGAGCATTTAAGAGTAATCGCCGTCGACGCCGGCAAGTCCAAACATCCCTGTAATAATCGCGGCCGTTTGATTCTTATCAATCCGGAAATATCCGCTTCCTCGGGCAGAATGCTCTCGCGGGAGGGATGTATGAGCGTTCCGGGATTTCAGGGTATGGTAGAACGGGCTTCCGATATAAAAATCACCGCTCTGGCGCTGGATTCGCGTTTGATAGCTCGAATCCGCTCGTGCAAATTGTCGTCGGGGTTGAGTTCGGGCGAAGCGGTTTCGGTATGCAAAAAAATCGTACCGGCAACCTTCCGTTCGTCGGGATTTGAGGCGGTTGTTTTACAGCACGAGATAGACCATCTCGACGGAATTCTGTTTATCGACCGCATCAGACATATTTGA
- a CDS encoding cobalt ABC transporter ATP-binding protein, with protein MRARRYFWPQLQTQRGYFAFHIPSLGGFLNRNPASSSSAESCLSPAVSADELRYAYPDTGHSAVDGVSFSVASGETLVVAGPNGAGKTTLLMMAAGLIEGGGCAGIFGVRASPASLPRYRRRLGFLFQNPDEQLFMPTVFDDVAFSLADDKLPPEDVGRRVSDALARAGFTASAATSPHNLSFGEKKRAALAAALVTNPDILILDEPTLGLDPPSKRDFIALLGGIKASKLISTHDLELAGRLADKILFIERGKSVFYGPSGEFFAGSLSSDFFGDPRP; from the coding sequence ATACGCGCTCGCCGATATTTTTGGCCGCAGTTACAAACGCAGCGCGGCTATTTCGCGTTCCATATCCCTTCGCTCGGAGGGTTTTTGAATCGGAATCCTGCGTCATCGTCATCGGCGGAATCCTGTTTGTCTCCGGCCGTTTCGGCGGATGAACTCCGCTACGCCTATCCGGATACCGGCCATAGCGCTGTTGACGGCGTAAGTTTCAGTGTCGCGTCCGGTGAAACACTCGTGGTCGCGGGTCCTAACGGAGCCGGCAAGACGACGCTTCTTATGATGGCGGCGGGCCTTATCGAGGGCGGAGGTTGCGCCGGCATATTCGGCGTCCGCGCTTCGCCGGCCTCGCTGCCGCGCTACCGGCGGCGGCTTGGTTTTCTATTCCAGAATCCCGACGAGCAACTTTTTATGCCTACGGTTTTCGACGATGTGGCGTTTTCTCTTGCCGACGACAAACTTCCGCCCGAAGATGTCGGCCGCAGAGTTTCGGATGCGCTTGCGCGCGCGGGTTTTACGGCTTCCGCGGCGACATCTCCGCACAATTTGAGTTTCGGCGAGAAAAAACGCGCTGCGCTTGCCGCCGCTCTTGTGACAAACCCCGACATTCTGATTCTTGACGAACCGACACTTGGCCTTGACCCCCCGTCTAAAAGAGATTTTATTGCGCTTCTCGGCGGGATAAAGGCCTCAAAACTGATATCAACCCACGACTTGGAATTAGCCGGACGTCTGGCCGATAAAATCTTGTTTATTGAAAGGGGAAAATCAGTTTTTTACGGACCATCCGGCGAATTCTTCGCCGGTTCCCTTTCGTCCGATTTCTTCGGCGACCCCCGCCCCTGA
- the groL gene encoding chaperonin GroEL — MAKQIVYTDEARRKVKNGVDKLSNVVKVTLGPKGRYVVLDKKFGSPTITNDGVTIAKEVELEDPFENMGAQLVREVASKTNDVAGDGTTTACVLAQSIIAEGLRNITAGANAMHVKKGIDKAVAAVVEEIKKVSKSVKGKEEIEQIAAISASDKEIGKLIANAMDKVGKDGVITVEEGKSAETTLDVVEGMQFDRGHISPYFVTDAERMEAAYDDPYMVITDKKISSMQDFLPLLEKIAQTGRPFVLIAEDIEGEALATLVVNKLRGTLKVVAVKAPGFGDRRKEMLQDIAILTGGQVISEEAGMKLDKAGLELLGSAKRVVVDKENTTIVSGKGDKKDIDNRIAQIRKQIEETKSDYDKEKLQERLAKLVGGVAVINVGAATETEMKTKKFKIEDAMHATRAGVEEGIVPGGGVALLRAATVLETMKASDIDEQTGINIVRRAIEEPVRQIAENAGVDGAVVVDKIKAGKDANFGYNADTQEYCDMLKAGIVDPVKVTRTALQNASSIAGLLLTTDALITDLPEKKEKMSMPPMPEY, encoded by the coding sequence ATGGCAAAGCAAATAGTTTACACCGATGAAGCCCGCAGAAAAGTAAAAAACGGAGTCGACAAACTTTCCAACGTAGTCAAAGTCACGCTGGGCCCCAAAGGCCGCTACGTGGTGCTCGATAAAAAATTCGGCTCGCCCACGATAACCAACGACGGCGTTACCATAGCCAAAGAAGTGGAACTCGAAGACCCCTTCGAGAACATGGGCGCGCAACTCGTAAGAGAAGTCGCTTCCAAGACCAACGACGTTGCCGGAGACGGCACCACGACCGCCTGCGTTTTGGCGCAGTCGATTATCGCCGAGGGATTAAGAAACATCACCGCCGGCGCCAATGCCATGCACGTAAAAAAAGGCATAGACAAAGCCGTAGCCGCGGTTGTGGAAGAAATCAAAAAGGTCTCCAAATCCGTCAAAGGCAAAGAAGAGATAGAGCAGATAGCGGCTATCTCGGCCAGCGACAAGGAAATCGGCAAACTCATAGCCAATGCCATGGACAAAGTCGGCAAGGACGGCGTAATTACCGTCGAAGAGGGAAAATCCGCCGAAACCACGCTCGACGTCGTCGAAGGTATGCAGTTCGACAGAGGTCACATCTCTCCGTACTTCGTAACGGATGCCGAGAGAATGGAAGCCGCCTACGACGATCCTTATATGGTCATCACCGATAAAAAAATATCGTCCATGCAGGACTTCCTGCCGCTTCTTGAAAAAATCGCGCAGACGGGACGTCCTTTCGTCCTCATAGCCGAGGACATCGAAGGCGAAGCGCTCGCTACCCTGGTGGTCAACAAACTCCGCGGCACGCTCAAAGTCGTGGCCGTAAAAGCCCCCGGATTCGGCGACCGTCGCAAAGAGATGCTTCAGGATATAGCGATATTGACCGGCGGACAGGTCATCTCCGAGGAAGCCGGAATGAAACTCGACAAAGCGGGCCTTGAGCTTCTGGGCAGCGCCAAGAGAGTTGTCGTCGACAAAGAGAACACGACCATTGTGTCCGGCAAGGGCGACAAGAAAGACATAGACAACCGCATCGCCCAAATCCGCAAGCAGATAGAAGAAACCAAGTCCGACTACGACAAAGAAAAACTGCAGGAACGTCTTGCCAAACTCGTCGGAGGAGTCGCCGTAATCAACGTGGGCGCCGCCACCGAAACCGAGATGAAAACCAAAAAGTTCAAGATAGAAGACGCCATGCACGCCACCCGCGCGGGCGTGGAAGAAGGCATTGTTCCCGGCGGCGGAGTCGCTCTTTTGAGAGCAGCGACTGTCCTTGAAACAATGAAGGCCTCCGATATTGACGAGCAGACCGGCATTAACATTGTCCGTCGCGCGATAGAGGAGCCCGTAAGGCAGATCGCCGAGAACGCCGGAGTGGACGGCGCCGTTGTCGTCGACAAGATAAAGGCCGGCAAGGACGCTAATTTCGGCTACAACGCGGATACGCAGGAGTACTGCGATATGCTTAAGGCCGGAATAGTAGACCCCGTCAAGGTCACCCGCACGGCGCTTCAGAACGCGTCTTCGATAGCGGGTCTCCTGCTTACCACGGACGCTCTGATAACCGACTTGCCCGAGAAAAAAGAAAAAATGTCGATGCCTCCTATGCCCGAGTATTGA
- a CDS encoding site-2 protease family protein, with the protein MTWLYQIPILLFSVILHEYAHGWMAERKGDDTARVMGRLTFNPLAHIDPVGSVLLPLIAALTGGPLIGWAKPVPVNPYRLNDPTRDMMWVGAAGPVSNLLLAVVCSFALFFLKFAGIEDKLIYSFLGYAVVINVLLPVFNMVPVPPLDGSRVLSGLLPSRIAYEYMKIEPYGIFIIFILISSGFFWRLIMPAVYAIVGLLVGWHTMII; encoded by the coding sequence ATGACCTGGCTATATCAGATACCCATACTTCTTTTCTCGGTAATACTTCACGAATACGCCCACGGCTGGATGGCCGAGCGCAAAGGCGACGATACCGCGCGCGTAATGGGACGTCTCACGTTCAATCCTTTGGCGCATATCGATCCCGTAGGAAGCGTGCTGTTGCCGCTTATCGCCGCGCTTACCGGCGGACCTCTTATCGGCTGGGCGAAGCCGGTGCCCGTCAATCCCTACCGGCTCAACGACCCGACTCGCGATATGATGTGGGTCGGCGCGGCCGGACCCGTTTCCAATCTGCTTTTGGCGGTGGTCTGTTCTTTCGCGCTTTTTTTTCTGAAATTCGCGGGCATTGAGGACAAGCTGATATATTCTTTTCTGGGTTATGCTGTAGTGATAAATGTTCTTCTGCCGGTTTTCAATATGGTGCCGGTGCCGCCCCTCGACGGCTCCCGCGTCCTGTCCGGACTTTTGCCGTCGCGCATCGCTTACGAATATATGAAAATCGAGCCGTACGGAATTTTTATAATTTTCATACTGATATCGTCGGGCTTTTTCTGGCGGCTCATAATGCCCGCGGTATATGCCATAGTCGGCCTCCTGGTGGGGTGGCACACAATGATAATATGA
- a CDS encoding endolytic transglycosylase MltG yields MKRNLPPTRDFKISFSFRLPSSGRFSATLTALVLATALYFFYAAVIANDLETKILVDIPRDSTAARASRILADRGAVKSPGIFRYWLKLARAESRIKAGVYEIAPRESVFGVASKIVRGDSHRIRLTVPEGYEAARIAALAESSGLGASAEFLAYVAKNGLEGYLFPETYFFDYGSTAEAVARRMKEEFDRRITPDMLERAKETGLDLRRLVILASIIEKEATKNDRRLVSAVFHNRLKRRMYLESCATVLYALGKHKDRLIYADLRVKSPYNTYLNYGLPPGPISNPGMESIMAALYPDDSAALFFVVDETSGTHIFSRYYKDHLGVQKKPAAQKTTSR; encoded by the coding sequence ATGAAGCGGAACCTCCCGCCCACCCGCGATTTCAAAATCTCTTTTTCGTTTCGCCTGCCGTCATCCGGCAGATTCTCCGCGACTCTGACCGCGCTTGTTCTTGCCACCGCGTTATATTTTTTCTACGCCGCGGTGATTGCCAACGATCTGGAGACAAAAATACTGGTCGATATTCCGCGTGATTCGACAGCGGCGCGCGCCTCGCGCATTCTTGCGGACCGCGGCGCCGTGAAATCGCCGGGGATTTTCAGATATTGGCTCAAGCTGGCGCGCGCGGAGTCGCGCATAAAAGCGGGGGTTTATGAGATTGCGCCGCGCGAATCCGTTTTCGGCGTGGCGTCCAAAATCGTGAGGGGCGATAGTCACAGGATACGGCTTACAGTTCCCGAGGGTTACGAGGCGGCGCGAATAGCCGCGCTTGCGGAATCCTCCGGCCTCGGCGCCTCCGCGGAATTCCTTGCGTATGTCGCAAAAAATGGTCTGGAGGGGTATCTGTTCCCTGAAACTTATTTTTTTGATTACGGCTCGACCGCCGAGGCCGTTGCCCGACGGATGAAAGAGGAATTTGATCGCAGGATAACGCCGGATATGCTTGAGCGCGCCAAAGAGACGGGACTTGATTTGCGGCGACTGGTAATTCTGGCATCCATCATCGAGAAAGAAGCCACGAAAAACGATCGCCGTCTGGTATCCGCGGTGTTTCATAATCGTCTGAAAAGAAGGATGTATCTGGAAAGCTGCGCGACCGTGCTTTACGCTCTCGGAAAACATAAAGATCGGCTGATTTACGCCGACCTCAGAGTAAAATCGCCGTATAATACCTACCTTAATTACGGTTTGCCGCCCGGACCGATATCGAATCCCGGCATGGAGTCCATTATGGCGGCGCTTTATCCCGACGACTCCGCCGCTCTGTTTTTTGTCGTCGACGAAACATCGGGGACGCATATTTTTTCCCGATACTACAAAGATCATCTCGGTGTGCAGAAAAAACCCGCCGCACAAAAAACGACCTCCCGCTAA